A window of Daphnia pulicaria isolate SC F1-1A chromosome 10, SC_F0-13Bv2, whole genome shotgun sequence contains these coding sequences:
- the LOC124314612 gene encoding ral GTPase-activating protein subunit alpha-1-like isoform X2, with the protein MFSKKASIDVKKSTQKFLDGKRDIPTRFRHLKIVLDHAEPNDAKSLLETYYSPVFHIFYDSFTTTESTLKQKSHRVQREELDTVLVLLEKILLLLPELLQKRWQKHALTRLFKRLLHPANNTKLRKDSMKLFILWYQILGEQADSGIHSMFACLVPGFPNQPAIVYPSIGLNVATPTELLPLIPPQAGEKGIDDSCRFFLDSLMEFMITQVMRIEWRDKHLGRPQRCFSFLLQKFQTFFLPHIFPEISDRTNVYRPDLDISDLRRLGPNDPSSSNAKQPFICCRVVVLKWLANLTHVPQSTHHHDVNFATCAAVLPQHIGSPAMESSFYSQISEREAPTYISEQHRNEVTVVQDVLFGTRENVNLVVELYRQAFLLPLQQSPSIRKILSLYRDWIHRKVDAPPFMHEPIEDSVSQRNASREHTNVYAGMQNVLQIFITQVASVFMSWVPPGSLVFLEEQVDICKRVLNIYRYMVMNSPMEQKTWEQLLLVLLQVTSQVLGNKVPDKKEDTLGNRLAPALFQTLIVTWIRANLNVVITVDLWDQFVLTLSGLTVWEELIREWAKTMDILTRVLAKNLYHLDLSDLPLDRLSEQKAKKRRAGRVELLSSLGPFPQNIQPRSGHINTPATTPVSSPAVTNLDATGHHSGNSNPAQDETRSASGSVRSRNSVMTPGHLVHPQRTRHSSSGDTSLKTTEMWNIPRTKKVERSRSEGNFARKYRINGPRNQAKRYGHITVPTLPTSVENKITRMLTTESPSTAQLLRRPLQPRKQFFRKRSRSMNSIKHLKGLEESNRYSDSETESRSPSPSSGVETNSFKDSPMQIDVMGLDQGYDAVDGDASHNRSVMFGGKAKGWLPDVAVVMWRRMLGALGDPNEVRNPQIHAAIFDYLVELGSILIKIRQNQGVSLDNVSTPPLPAFVPPILILVPWCQKALALPNSYHKGKIMALRLLCTVVVRPHDIPLPRNQLLLFFRAIHHALVGQDQDAINTVIKYCGARFFSLQQPGYSLLMLDFLHAANTIISNNDLKGSSRVEAISVVGSLLFFPESLPNSPVLQPVPNEYNLINCNDIKEHIVALVLKSAKREATSVGRCVAISSLAVYVYCQLAHGTKHSKVKEAIAVLLAVLKQCIPTTQPKSSSNSEFKNRLIGQVACDMLLLLCDHADYLLEHYPDVPQAIVEDLSHTLSALTSNHGCNDQTKRLLLSLSICLGEWCMRVPYEVLLKPLAQAKSPPLLETVFRVLKSVATGSNIGGTAHVAGSRPLDIEDADPSVDNVGEHLSTLSPPHSPLSSPTKDGYNQRSPHAKVAPAPGENEANIRSVRLAARMVMEHLIIHLGHFPMGIGAARLSSMVCEHDDLPHFQGDELSAELFHSPSVQFFMLNKDTLMSLVELPTLEAPPGSALSGLQTARSQVRIILRNLGGKFCWDSSILYSLKDDSTLTRPVKPPPPLINTRAFQHEELMTSSFIGGDGAIIQPSPPRLSVRHRPPNSMPRWEDTAEDMDNLEDLLLFIGHTSPECIPAGRQADTLTTPPPPPPTMLPEQEEEALNALLHQKHIELDFYQKHSNDQWMRGRPAEEPIPEDPQSPFQFSRMLFSQLGLTSWDKRGQVQLLKKCDKLLRELKNLDSQKCRETHKIAVIYVGAGQEDKNSILTNSGGSQAFEDFVAGLAWEVELETHTGFLGGLQRNRSTGETAPYFATSLTEVIFHVSTRMPSHNQDALLQKTRHLGNDEVHIVWSEHSRDYRRGIIPTEFCDVLITIYPLPNQLFRIQISRKPDVPFVGPLFNECIIDKRVLPGLVRATALNASRATRSTIPYFHTFYEERYKALETITQNLQEPATFEDFCAQLCCPGVPVPTGGSSGNLSGSFFNTMDLPANPSSGPPSSSGGHVTFSSDTSYGFPASIFRHNSGQDKQRGFEGATSSADIEEPHYASPKANKRLSFKHTSRKISGFGNPDS; encoded by the exons ATGTTTAGTAAGAAGGCTAGCATTGATGTTAAGAAATCTACACAAAAGTTCTTGGATGGAAAACGTGACATTCCTACAAGGTTTAGGCatctaaaaattgttttgg ATCATGCTGAACCTAATGACGCTAAGTCGTTACTTGAGACCTACTACAGTCCAGTTTTCCACATATTTTATGATTCTTTTACCACAACAGAATCAACACTTAAGCAAAAAA gCCACCGAGTACAAAGAGAGGAGTTGGATACAGTGCTTGTCTTGCTAGAAAAGATTTTGCTACTTCTTCCTGAACTCCTCCAGAAAAGATGGCAGAAACATGCCCTTACTCGTTTATTCAAGCGACTGTTGCATCCTGCCAACAACACAAAGCTCAGGAAAGATTCCATGAA ATTGTTTATTTTGTGGTATCAAATCCTTGGTGAACAAGCAGATAGTGGAATTCACTCCATGTTTGCTTGTTTAGTTCCAGGATTTCCAAATCAGCCTGCTATTGTTTACCCCAGTATTGGTCTTA ATGTTGCTACTCCAACAGAGCTCTTACCGCTTATTCCACCACAAGCGGGTGAAAAAGGGATTGACGATTCTTGCCGATTCTTTTTGGACTCGTTGATGGAGTTTATGATTACCCAG gtGATGCGGATTGAATGGAGGGATAAACATTTGGGTCGTCCACAGCGTTGTTTCTCATTTCTGCTTCAGAAATTTCAAACATTCTTCTTACCACACATATTTCCGGAAATTTCCGATCGTACTAACGTCTATAGACCTGATTTGG ACATCTCAGACCTTCGGCGCCTTGGTCCTAACGACCCTAGCAG cagCAATGCCAAACAGCCTTTCATTTGCTGTCGAGTTGTTGTGTTAAAATGGTTAGCGAATCTCACTCATGTCCCTCAATCTACCCATCATCACGATGTCAACTTTGCAACTTGTGCCGCAGTTCTTCCGCAGCATATTGGGTCCCCTGCTATGGAGTCCTCTTTCTACAGTCAAATATCAGAAAGGGAAGCCCCGACGTACATTAG CGAACAGCACCGTAATGAAGTAACCGTTGTCCAAGACGTGCTCTTCGGTACTCGAGAGAACGTTAACCTTGTGGTAGAATTGTACCGCCAGGCATTTCTGTTGCCTTTACAGCAGTCGCCGAGTATTCGGAAAATTCTGTCGCTGTATCGGGATTGGATACACAGAAag GTTGATGCTCCTCCTTTCATGCATGAGCCAATAGAAGATTCGGTTTCACAGCGAAATGCTTCCAGAGAACACACTAATGTTTATGCTGGAATGCAG AATGTTTTGCAAATCTTCATCACACAAGTGGCCAGTGTTTTTATGAGTTGGGTACCGCCGGGGTCATTGGTCTTTCTGGAAGAACAGGTTGACATATGTAAACGAGTTTTGAATATTTATCGCTACATGGTCATGAATTCACCGATGGAACAAAAAACTTG GGAGCAATTACTGTTAGTGTTGTTGCAAGTCACTTCGCAAGTTCTGGGTAACAAAGTACCTGACAAGAAAGAGGATACACTGGGTAACCGTCTAGCCCCCGCTTTGTTCCAGACTCTTATTGTTACTTGGATACGAGCAAATCTTAATGTTGTAATCACGGTGGATCTCTGGGATCAGTTTGTCCTAACTCTATCAGGATTGACAGTTTGGGAAGAGTTGATTCGAGAATGGGCG AAAACGATGGATATACTAACTAGAGTTTTGGCCAAGAACCTGTATCATTTGGACTTGAGTGACCTTCCATTGGATCGATTGAGTGAACAGaaggccaaaaaaagaagagctggTCGCGTAGAACTGCTGTCTAGTTTAGGTCCGTTCCCGCAGAACATCCAGCCACGCAGCGGTCATATCAATACACCAGCCACTACTCCAGTATCTTCGCCAGCCGTGACGAACCTTGATGCAACTGGGCATCACTCCGGTAATTCCAATCCTGCCCAAGACGAGACCCGATCAGCTAGTGGTTCTGTGAGATCACGAAATTCTGTCATGACTCCTGGTCACCTCGTTCATCCTCAACGCACTCGACATAGCAGCTCCGGTGACACCTCGTTAAAAACTACAGAGATGTGGAATATTCCTCGCACTAAGAAAGTGGAACGGAGTCGCAGCGAGGGTAACTTTGCGCGCAAATACCGTATCAACGGTCCCAGAAATCAAGCCAAACGCTACGGTCACATCACTGTTCCAA CTTTGCCGACTTCAGTGGAGAATAAAATTACGCGTATGCTAACAACCGAAAGTCCATCCACTGCGCAACTTTTGCGACGTCCCCTACAGCCTCGAAAGCAGTTTTTTAGAAAGCGTTCTCGTTCTATGAATTCTATCAAGCACTTAAAAG gattgGAGGAGAGTAATCGTTATTCCGATTCTGAAACTGAATCTCGTTCTCCATCACCATCGAGTGGCGTCGAAACAAATTCGTTTAAGGATTCGCCAATGCAAATTGATGTTATGGGTTTGGATCAGGGATATG ATGCTGTTGATGGTGATGCTTCGCACAATCGATCTGTTATGTTTGGAGGAAAGGCAAAAGGTTGGCTTCCAGATGTGGCTGTTGTGATGTGGCGTCGGATGCTTGGGGCTTTGGGCGATCCAAATGAAGTTCGCAACCctcagatccatgctgcaatTTTCGATTATTTAGTCGAATTGGGTTCTATATTAattaag ATTCGTCAAAATCAAGGAGTTAGCTTGGATAATGTGTCCACACCACCTCTTCCGGCTTTCGTCCCACCCATTCTGATTCTTGTTCCATGGTGTCAAAAG GCGTTGGCATTACCTAATTCTTACcacaaagggaaaataatgGCGCTGCGTCTACTTTGCACAGTAGTAGTCCGGCCCCATGATATTCCCTTACCACGAAATCAacttttgctcttttttcGGGCTATCCATCACGCCCTAGTCGGGCAAGATCAA GATGCTATCAATACCGTCATCAAATATTGTGGTGCACGCTTCTTTTCCCTCCAACAACCCGGTTATTCTTTGTTAATGTTAGATTTCCTTCATGCAGCAAATACTATAATATCCAACAATGATCTAAAAGGA agCTCACGAGTGGAGGCCATTTCTGTAGTTGGATCATTGCTTTTCTTTCCCGAAAGTCTTCCTAATTCGCCTGTACTTCAGCCAGTACCCAACGAGTACAACCTTATCAACTGTAACGACATCAAA GAACATATCGTGGCCTTGGTATTAAAATCGGCCAAACGTGAAGCCACCAGTGTTGGCCGTTGCGTTGCCATTTCCAGTCTGGCCGTTTATGTTTACTGCCAGTTGGCTCACGGCACAAAGCACTCTAAAGTCAAGGAAGCTATTGCCGTCCTTTTGGCTGTACTCAAG CAGTGCATTCCCACCACCCAACCAAAGTCCTCCTCAAATTCGGAG TTCAAAAACCGTCTAATTGGACAAGTGGCGTGTGATATgctccttcttctttgcgACCACGCGGATTACCTTCTCGAACACTACCCAGACGTTCCCCAAGCAATAGTTGAA GACTTGTCTCATACGCTTTCGGCTCTGACATCGAATCACGGCTGCAACGATCAAACGAAACGGTTGCTCCTGTCGTTGTCCATCTGCCTGGGAGAATGGTGCATGCGGGTGCCATACGAAGTTCTGTTGAAGCCCTTGGCTCAAGCAAAATCACCACCTCTGTTAGAAACTGTTTTCCGCGTTCTGAAATCAGTAGCTACTGGAAGTAACATTGGCGGAACAGCACATGTGGCAGGGAGTCGACCATTAGACATTGAAGATGCAGACCCTAGTGTTGATAATGTTGGAGAGCATCTATCCACTCTGAGCCCGCCACACTCACCTCTCTCTAGTCCAACCAAGGATGGCTACAATCAGAGATCGCCCCATGCCAAGGTGGCACCTGCCCCTGGCGAGAACGAAGCTAATATACGATCTGTTCGATTGGCTGCTCGAATG GTAATGGAACATTTGATCATCCATCTTGGTCATTTCCCTATGGGAATTGGTGCTGCCCGATTAAGCTCAATGGTCTGTGAACACGATGACCTTCCCCACTTTCAGGGCGATGAACTCTCGGCCGAACTCTTTCACTCTCCGTCAGTCCAGTTCTTTATGTTAAATAAGGATACTTTGATGTCGTTGGTGGAATTGCCAACCTTAGAAGCGCCTCCAGGGAGTGCATTGTCCGGCCTTCAAACCGCTCGTTCTCAG GTACGAATCATTTTGAGAAACCTCGGCGGGAAATTCTGTTGGGATTCGTCGATATTATATTCACTCAAGGATGATTCGACCCTCACACGACCAGTAAAACCACCGCCGCCATTAATAAACACTCGCGCTTTCCAACACGAAGAGTTGATGACATCTTCGTTCATTGGCGGGGACGGAGCCATTATCCAGCCGTCTCCTCCGCGGCTTTCGGTGCGTCATCGGCCTCCTAATTCCATGCCCAGATGGGAGGACACGGCCGAAGATATGGATAATCTTGAGGATCTTCTGTTGTTCATTGGACACACAAGTCCTGAATGCATTCCTGCTGGAAGACAAGCTGATACATTGACTACACCACCTCCGCCTCCACCGACTATGTTGCCAGAACAAGAGGAAGAAGCTCTCAATGCTTTGCTCCACCAGAAACACATTGAACTCGATTTTTATCAAAAGCATTCTAACGATCAGTG gaTGAGAGGACGTCCGGCTGAAGAACCCATTCCGGAAGATCCACAGTCTCCCTTCCAGTTTAGCCGTATGCTTTTTTCTCAACTAGGGTTAACTTCATGGGATAAACGAGGCCAAGTGCAATTGTTGAAGAAATGCGACAAACTTCTCCGGGAGTTGAAAAATCTGGACAGTCAA AAATGCCGAGAGACGCACAAAATCGCCGTCATCTACGTTGGAGCGGGTCAAGAGGATAAAAATTCCATTCTTACCAATTCTGGCGGAAGTCAGGCTTTCGAAGACTTTGTCGCTGGATTAGCATGGGAG GTTGAACTGGAAACGCACACTGGCTTTCTTGGTGGTTTGCAGCGGAACCGTTCTACCGGTGAAACGGCCCCTTACTTTGCCACTTCTTTGACGGAAGTGATCTTTCACGTATCGACTAGAATGCCTTCGCACAATCAAGATGCTCTCCTTCAAAAA ACGCGTCATTTGGGTAACGATGAAGTTCACATTGTCTGGTCGGAACACAGCCGAGATTATCGAAGAGGAATAATACCAACCGAGTTTTGCGATGTTCTCATCACTATCTATCCACTGCCGAATCAATTGTTCCGTATTCAGATTTCCCGCAAACCAGAT gttCCATTTGTTGGCCCCCTGTTCAACGAGTGCATAATAGACAAACGAGTTCTTCCAGGGCTGGTACGCGCTACGGCACTGAATGCATCAAGGGCCACACGTTCCACTATTCCATACTTCCACACTTT TTATGAAGAAAGATACAAGGCGTTGGAAACGATTACGCAAAACCTTCAAGAGCCAGCGACGTTCGAGGACTTCTGTGCGCAACTTTGTTGCCCAGGTGTACCGGTGCCCACAGGGGGATCATCCGGCAACCTATCAG GCTCGTTCTTCAATACCATGGATTTGCCTGCTAATCCCTCCTCAGGTCCTCCTTCAAGTTCGGGTGGTCACGTAACTTTCTCGTCTGACACGTCTTACGGCTTTCCGGCATCCATCTTCCGTCACAATTCTGGCCAAGACAAACAAAGAG GATTCGAAGGCGCCACCAGCAGTGCTGATATTGAGGAACCACACTACGCTTCGCCCAAAGCAAATAAACGGCTTTCGTTCAAACACACATCACGTAAAATTTCAGGCTTTGGTAATCCAGATTCTTAA